From the genome of Methanoregula boonei 6A8:
CCGTAAAACTCTATCACATTCACGACAATAATTGCAACGGTAGCAACGACAAGCATTCGTGCAGGGAAACTTATTTTGGGAGAAATCATATTCGATACTATACGTCATTGTGCTATTAAGACTGGTTTTTAAATAGGAATTTTAGACCCTGCTCTGTTCAGCAGCTGAAGATTTCAAAAAAAGTCCGATTCGCAACCCGGCAATTTTCAAAAAAAAAAGTTCGATCCCTCACCTCCCTTCCTCAATTTTGGTGGTCTGCAAAAAATTGGCGGACTCCTTTAAATTAAAGTAAATAGGGGTGCCATTGTTTTTCCGGATTCCTGTCCGGTGCTTCACGTAGCTTTTCAACCGCAAAGGGCCGCACACTCTCCCCGGGTTTTCTCCGTCGTAGAAAATCCGCCCCGGAATTCAGTTTTTGGGCAAATCCGGCTCCGTATTATCGTCCGATCCACATGTCCGAAATTTCGTGCCCTTATGTGGCCCTGTTTGCCAAAATACGCCCAAATTGAACCCCATATAATGCCCATAATCGGGCAATAGCGGCCTTTTTTCGGCCTCTTTTTCCGGAAATAAACAAATGCCAGTTTGAGGTGAGATCAGGGCAGGAAAGGGCCTTTATGAGGCTCATTAAAATCGTCCGATTGCCAAAATAAAGCCAATATGGGCTCTGATTAAAAAGGAGCCCGATACGGGCTTTTTTTTGATCGAAAAAGGGTCGTCGGAGCCCATATCGGGCCCGGATTAGGGTAACTCAGTAACCCTCCCTGAACCCCGGATACGGCAGTGCAGGTATCCCTTTTCCCCTGTTATCCGCTTAAAACATTCACCGGGATTTTCCGGTTTTTCTGCTCTTCCGGAAAAAGCCGGGCGCGGCTGCTGAAATTTCTCAAAAAAGTTTGCTGGAGTTACCAGGATTTTTGAAATTCGTTCAACCGCATTGCCGAACTTTTCAAAAAATTCGCTTGAATATATCAGACTTCCGGGAAAAACCCGGCGCCACTTACTCCCTTCGGGTCCCATATTCCCGGTCGATCCCGTCTGCCACGCTTTCGAGATCGTCAAACATCCGGAGCGCATCTTTTCTGAGCTCCTGCACCATTGACCGGAGCGTGCTGCCCCGCAGATAGATCAGTTTCCGGTGCCGGTACAGGATGCCGGCATCGATCAGGTTCCGGATGTGATGGTTTACCCGGGAGGGAGTAATGTTAAGATCGGCGGCTATCTGCTCCACCGGTACCCCCTCGCCCGTGGGGCGGTGATCAAGCAGCGTGACGATCACCTGGGTTGCCACCCGGTCCGTGTCCCGCCCCTCACCGATCCCAAACGAATGGAAGAACCAGTGGATCTCCTCGTCCTCACCGGGTGCCAGGGGCCGGTCCACCTGTCGGATCACGATCTGCCGGATCATATCTCTTCCACTGTTATCGCCAAAATAATTTAAACTTTTTCTCTATTTTCTCAAAAAAGTTCAAATCATATCTACAATTTTCACAATTTTTAAATATTTTAGAAGCCCATACTAGTGACATACCACAAATACGTGTGAGGTAATACGAATGGCGATTGTTCCCATAGGAGAACGGGTCTTAATCCGGCCCAAAGAAGCCGAAGAAGTAACAAAGAGCGGGATTTACATTCCCGAAACCGCCCAGGAAAAGAAAAAAGAAGGGACGGTCATTGCCATCGGAACCAAAGATGACGGAAAGCCGCTCCCTCTCAAGGCGGGCGACCATGTCATTTATGGCGGGTACAGTGCGGACAAAGTCGAGATAGACAACGAGAATTACGTCTTTGTACCGTTCAAGGACGTGCTCGCGAAGATCGAGTGAGGTGAGAGAATATGGCAGGATCCAAACAGCTGGTGTTTAACGAGGAAGCGAGGAAATCGCTCCTTGCCGGAGTCAACAAGGTAGCTGATACCGTCAAGATCACGCTCGGCCCCAAGGGACGCTATGTGGTGATCGATAAGGCAACAAGCCCGATTGTCACCAATGACGGCGTCACCATCGCAAAGGAGATTGCACTCCATGATAAGTTCGAGAACATGGGCGCGAAACTGGTAAAAGAGGTTGCCCAGAAGACGCAGGACAAGACCGGGGATGGCACGACCACGGCAACGCTCCTTGCCCAGTCCATGATTGTCGAAGGGCTCAAGAACATCACCTCGGGATCAAACCCCATTGAGGTTAAGAAGGGAATCGATGCGGCCGTCAACGCGTCCGTTGGCTACATCAAGACCACGAGCGTGCCGGTCAAGGACCGGGCCAAGATCGTGCAGGTTGCCACCATATCCGCCAATAATGATGAGGAGATAGGCACACTCATTTCGGAAGCCATGGAGAAAGTGGGCTACAATGGGCTCATCAGTGTTGAGGACGCAAAGAGCCTGGAGACGAGCCTCGATGTGGTAAAAGGCATGCAGTTCGACCGCGGGTTCATCTCACCCTACATGGTCACTGACAACGAGAAGATGGTCTGCGAGTACGAAGACTGCTCAATCCTGATCACCGACAAAAAAATCTCGTCTGTCAAGCAGATGATCCCGGTTCTTGAGATGGTTGCATCCGAAGGAAAGCCGCTCCTGATCATCGCCGATGACGTTGAGGGTGAGGCGCAGGCCGCACTCTTCTTAAACATCATCCGCGGCGCCCTTAAGGTCTGTGCAGTGAAAGCCCCGGGATACGGGGATGATCGCAAGGCAATTCTCGAAGACATCGCAATCCTCACCGGTGCAACGGTTATCTCCGAGGAGAAGGGCATGAAGATCGACGGCGTTACCAAACGCGAACTCGGCCAGGCCCACGTGATCCGGGTTGATAGCGAGAAGACGCTGATCGTTGGCGGGAGGGGAGAAAAGAAAGCAGTTGAAGATCGCATGACCCTCATCCAGTCCCAGATTAACATCGCGGACTCCGAGTACAAGAAAGAAGAACTCAAAAAGCGCCTTGGGAATCTCGGCGGCGGTGTTGCCGTGATCAAGGTTGGCGCGGTAACCGAGACGGAGTTAAAAGAAAAGAAGATGCGTATGGACGATGCGCTCAACGCCACTAAGGCCGCAGTCGAGGAAGGCGTTGTGGTTGGCGGCGGGATCACGCTCTTTAGGGCCATCGAATCTCTGGATACCCTGAAGTTCGAAGACGACCGCAGGGTCGGGGTTTCCATTGTGAAGCGTGCGCTCGAAGAGCCCATCCGGCAGATTGCAAAGAACTCCGGTATTGAGGGTGCCGAGGTGATTGCGAAGATCAGGGAGCACAAGAACAAGCACTACGGGTACAACGCGAAGACCGGGATCTACGAAGACCTCATGGAGAACGGTGTTATCGACCCGGCAAAAGTCGTGCGGATCGGCCTCCAGAACGCGGGTTCTATCGCCGGCCTGATCCTTTCAACCGAAGTCCTGATCACGGACTTCAATGATGAAAAAGATCAGAAGTCCGCAGCGATCATTATCTAAAACCCCCCGGATAAATCCCCCTCATACCGTTTTCTTTTCCTTTACGGAGTATGGATAACGTTCCCTCTTTTTTGTGGTATCTGTCCTTTTTAGTTTCACCCTCCGCGCTCCGGGGTTCATATACCGTCCTGCCGCACTCCTCATCACACATCGTCGTAATCCGGGCGGCCGACCCGCCTGACAGGAGCATTCTTCGTGAACACGACCCCCACATCCATCGCACGTATCGCCCCCGGATCGCCGGAGAATCCCCTGACCCTGCTCAGGAAATACTGGGGTTATCCGGCATTCCGCCCGCACCAGGAAGCGATCATTGCCTCCATCATCGGGCACAACGATACGCTTGCGATCATGGCAACCGGCAGCGGGAAATCGCTCTGCTACCAGCTGCCGGCGGTGTATCTTGGCGGCCTTACGATCGTGATCTCGCCGCTTCTTGCGCTCATGAAAGACCAGGTGGATGCGCTCAATGCCCGGGGCATCCCGGCCGCCGCGTGGAACAGCCTGCTCGATTCGGCCGGGCGCAGTCGGATCGAGGCGGCGATGCGGGACGGAAGGCTCCGGATCCTCTTTGTCTCACCGGAGAAATGCCTGCAGCCGGGATTTCTCGAATTCCTGCAGGAGTTTCCGGTCCGGCTCGTTGCCATTGACGAGGCGCATTGCATATCGGAGTGGGGCCATGATTTCCGGCCCGAGTACCGCGACCTTGCCCGGCTGCGGAAATGCTTCCCGTCCGCACCCGTCATCGCGCTCACGGCCACGGCAGTTCCCGAAGTGCGAAAGGATATCAGCCGGCAGCTCGGCCTTGTAAAGCCCCAATCGTTCGTGGGCAGTTTCTGCCGGGAGAATCTGGAGTACCGGGTGATAAAGAAGAAGAACCCGTTAGTCCAGCTGGCAGACATCTGCTGCCGGCACAAAAACGAGTCCGGCATTGTGTACTGCTTAAGCAAGAAAGAGACCGAGGAGTGCGCAGCCGATCTCAAGAAGCGCGGCTTTACGGCGCTTGCGTACCATGCCGGCCTATCCCGTCCGGTCCGGGAGGCCGTGCAGGACGCGTTTCTCAAAAATACCTCCCGGATCGTCTGCGCCACAGTTGCATTCGGCATGGGCATTGACAAACCCGACGTGCGGTTTGTGGTCCATTACGATCTCCCCAAGTCTGTTGAGGGCTACTATCAGGAGACCGGGAGGGCCGGGCGGGATGGGAAGCCTGCTGAATGTGTCCTGCTCTACAGCCGGGGGGATGCAGTCCGGATCCGGTATATGCTTGACCATGACGGTGCGGGTGAACAGGCATCCCGGATAGCGCAAAAGAAACTCCGGGACATGACGGGATACTGCGAGACAATCGGCTGCCGGAGAAATTTCCTCCTCGCGTATTTTGGCGAACAGCCGGCCCGGAAAAACTGCGGGTCCTGCGATGCCTGCACCGGGAAAGTTCCCGGAACCGAAGGAAAGATCCGGTCCCGGCGTTCCCCAAAACGATCCGGGAGTGCCGCACCGGTTGGCGTCACGATCCCACGGCGCACTTACCCGATCCCGAGCGTTTAAGTCACCGGCCCCCGGATATTTCTCTGGTAAGCCATGATCGATACCGCAGGCCTTCCCGAGAACCCCGGCTGCTACCTCTATTCAGATGCGGACGGGAGGATCATCTATGTGGGAAAGGCAAAGAACCTCAAAAAGCGGGTATCGAGCTATTTCACAAAAAAGGATCACGACCCCAAGACCCGGAGCCTGGTTGCCCATATCGCCTCGGTGGATTTCGTTGTCACCGGCACGGAGACCGAGGCTTTCCTTCTCGAAAACACACTCATCAAAAAGCACCAGCCCAAGTACAACATCGATCTCAAGGACGCCAAGCGCTATGCCTGGATCGAGCTCACCCGGGAAGAGTTCCCGCGCCTGGTGATCGCCCGGCGGGCAACGGATGATGGCACATTTTTTGGGCCGTTTGTCTCTGCGGCCGAACGGGACCGGGTGCTTGCCGTGGCAAAAAAAGTCTTCCATCTGCGGACCTGCAAAAAACTCCCCAAGCGCCCCTGCCTCCGGCGCCACATGCAGTCCTGCAGCGCTCCCTGCACGGGAAAGGTAAGCCCGGCAGAGTATGATGAGAACGTAAAAAAGGCAGCCCTGCTCCTGAAGGGGAAGTCCACCGAGCTGCTCGATGAGCTCAGGCACGAGATGGCAGAACGGGCATCCCGTGAGGAGTACGAGCGGGCGCTCGTACTGAGAAACGAGATTAACGCAATCGGGCACCTTGCGGACCGGCAGCATGTGGAGAGGCGGCGGGAGTACGATCAGGATGTGATCGCGTACCAGGTAACGGACGGGAAGGCATACCTCACCGTGTTCAATGTGGAACGGGGAACGCTTGCAAACAAGGAGGAGTTCACCTTTGAAGCCGGCGAAGATATCCTTGAAGAGTTTCTCGTTCAGTACTACTCGGATCGCGAACCCCCAAACGAGCTGATCCTCGGTCACGAGACCGACCCCGCGCTTGCCGGGTTCCTTTCGGAAAAGAAGGGCCGGCAGGTAGAGATAGTAGTGCCGCAGCGGGGAGAGAAGAGACAGCTCCTGGACCTGGCAAGAAAGAACCTGGAGATCGCGTTCTTCCGCGACACCCTCAAGAGCGCTGAGCTGGGCGCAGCCCTTGGCCTGCCGCATCCCCCTGCCGTGATCGAGTGCTTTGATATCTCGCACCTTTCCGGCACCGCCATGGTAGGATCGATGGTGCAGTTCCGGGACGGCAGGCCGGACAAGTCCGGCTACCGGCGCTTTAAGATCAAAACCGTAGAGGGTATTGATGATTTTGCCTCGATCGCAGAAGTGGTAAAACGGCGGTACACCCGGCTCATCGATGAGCATGCCCCGTTCCCGGACCTTGTCATTATTGACGGGGGAAAAGGACAGCTTTCAGCAGCACAGGAATCGTTGGCAGCGCTCGGGGCCAGCGCCCAGCCGGTCATTGCGATTGCAAAACGCGAAGAGGAGATCTACACTCCTCATAATGCACTTCCGCTCAGGCTCGACAAAAAAAGCATCGCCCTCCGTTACGTCCATGAGATCCGGGACGAGGCGCACCGTTTCGCTATCACCTACAATCGCCTGCTTCGGAAAAAGAAGGTCATTACCTGATCCTGCCACGAGTCAAAAGTATTTATGGTACGTAAGAGACTATTGACCTTACAGAATTACGGAGGATACCATGCCTGACTTTTTCAACCCGTTCAGCGGAATGGTCCCGGAACGCAAACTGACCAAAGAAGAACTTATTCGTGTCGTCCGGCTCGATGTTGCCGGGGAGCTTGAAGCAATCCACGGGTATATGGCCCATGCAGAGGCGACCGACAACGAGCTTGCAAAGGCGGTCCTTACCGATATCGCCAATGAAGAGCGCGTGCATGTCGGGGAACTCCTGCGGCTCCTTTCCATCCTTACCGGTAACGAGGATGAATTCTATAAGAAAGGAACGCTTGAAGTGGACACCCTTGCAGGACAGATCGGGGCTGCCGGCGCTGCTGCACCCGTGACAAAGGAAGAACCGACAATAGGTTCGCTCAAGAACACAAAGGAGGCATAATTATGGCAAATGTATATCTCGGACGCGACGAGGCACCCATTGGTGCAGAGTCCTGGAAACTGATCGATGATGTGGCAGTCCAGGCAGCAAAAGGCCAGCTTGCCGGGCGCAGGCTGCTTGCAATCGAAGGGCCGTACGGATTCGGGCTCAAGGCAATTCCCCTTGGGGACTATGCCCTTGAGGACGGGATTAGCGCGAGCGTCTCGCTCCCGCTCTCCCTGATCCGGACCGAGTTCTCGCTGGGCAAGCGCGATCTTGCGGCCTATGAACGCGATCACCTCATCCTTGACACGGCCCCGGTGGCCTGTGCAGCCATGGATGCAGCGGCAAAGGAGGACCGGATCATCTTTAACGGCCTTGCCGGGACCCCGGGCCTCCTCAACGCGGAAGGTGCCGGATCGCTCACCCTTTCAAAGTGGGACAAGGTCGGAGCCGCTGCAGACCAGATTATCGATGCGGTGACCAAACTCGACGCAGCAGGATTCCACGGGCCCTACAGCCTTGCACTTGCGCCGGCCCAGTACAACCTCCTCCTCAGGCGGTACCCGCAGGGAGACGGGACCGAGCTCGACCACGTCTCGTCTATTGTGGGCGACGGTGTGATTAAGGCCCCGGTACTCAAGAAGGGTGGCGTGCTCGTTGCCTCGGGCAGCCAGTATGCCTCGGTTGCGCTTGGCCAGGATCTCGCAGTCGGGTATAATGGCCCGGTCGGGGATCTCTTGGAGTTCCAGATCTACGAGAGCCTTGCGCTCATTGTCCGGGCACCTGAATCCATCCTCGTGCTCAAGTGAACACTCCCTTTTTTTTTAGAGATTTTTGTGGAGTGAGACCTGCGTATGTTCTCCAGAAACATTGTCCTGTATGCATCGCTTTTTCTGATCATTGCAGCGCTTGTAGTGGGCGCCGGCTGCCTGAGCACCGTTACTGTCGGGGACAACTCGGCCGGTCCTGTTCATGCTCATTACCAGTACCAGGACTCCTGGTCGCCGGGACTGGGCTGCTACAGCCACCTGACGGGATACGTGTATAATGCGGGAAACGTATCCACGCAGGACCTGCGTCTGGACTTCAACCTGGTCAATACCGGCACCGGGACGATCCGGGACTCCCGCTCTATCTACATCGGCAGCATTGCACCGGGCGATACCAAAAACTACGAGATGATCCTTGATGGCGAATGCACGCAGGACTACCGGGTAGATTTCGCTGTAGAAAATCCCTGACCCGCCGGCCGGGAAAATCAGGAACTTTTTTTTGGATCTTTTACGGTTCGTATTCCAGCGGATCGGCGGCACCTGCTTCCCGGAATGCCTCAAGGCGTTCGGTGCAGGCCCCGCATTTTCCGCATGAGCGCTCTTTGCCCTTGTAGCACGACCAGGTATTGGCGTAATCAACCCCAAGACCGATCCCTTTTTTTGCGATATCACCCTTGGAGAGCATGAGATAGGGCACCTGGAGCACCAGATCGTTCCAGTCGCAGAGATGGAATGCGGTGCTCATGGCACTCACAAAAACCGGGCGGCAGTCCGGGTAGATTGCATGGTCCCCGGCATGTGCCGCGTAGAACAGGTGACCGGCCCCGATGCCGATGGCATAGGATGCGGC
Proteins encoded in this window:
- a CDS encoding winged helix-turn-helix domain-containing protein, producing MIRQIVIRQVDRPLAPGEDEEIHWFFHSFGIGEGRDTDRVATQVIVTLLDHRPTGEGVPVEQIAADLNITPSRVNHHIRNLIDAGILYRHRKLIYLRGSTLRSMVQELRKDALRMFDDLESVADGIDREYGTRRE
- the groES gene encoding co-chaperone GroES; this encodes MAIVPIGERVLIRPKEAEEVTKSGIYIPETAQEKKKEGTVIAIGTKDDGKPLPLKAGDHVIYGGYSADKVEIDNENYVFVPFKDVLAKIE
- the groL gene encoding chaperonin GroEL (60 kDa chaperone family; promotes refolding of misfolded polypeptides especially under stressful conditions; forms two stacked rings of heptamers to form a barrel-shaped 14mer; ends can be capped by GroES; misfolded proteins enter the barrel where they are refolded when GroES binds) translates to MAGSKQLVFNEEARKSLLAGVNKVADTVKITLGPKGRYVVIDKATSPIVTNDGVTIAKEIALHDKFENMGAKLVKEVAQKTQDKTGDGTTTATLLAQSMIVEGLKNITSGSNPIEVKKGIDAAVNASVGYIKTTSVPVKDRAKIVQVATISANNDEEIGTLISEAMEKVGYNGLISVEDAKSLETSLDVVKGMQFDRGFISPYMVTDNEKMVCEYEDCSILITDKKISSVKQMIPVLEMVASEGKPLLIIADDVEGEAQAALFLNIIRGALKVCAVKAPGYGDDRKAILEDIAILTGATVISEEKGMKIDGVTKRELGQAHVIRVDSEKTLIVGGRGEKKAVEDRMTLIQSQINIADSEYKKEELKKRLGNLGGGVAVIKVGAVTETELKEKKMRMDDALNATKAAVEEGVVVGGGITLFRAIESLDTLKFEDDRRVGVSIVKRALEEPIRQIAKNSGIEGAEVIAKIREHKNKHYGYNAKTGIYEDLMENGVIDPAKVVRIGLQNAGSIAGLILSTEVLITDFNDEKDQKSAAIII
- a CDS encoding RecQ family ATP-dependent DNA helicase, whose product is MNTTPTSIARIAPGSPENPLTLLRKYWGYPAFRPHQEAIIASIIGHNDTLAIMATGSGKSLCYQLPAVYLGGLTIVISPLLALMKDQVDALNARGIPAAAWNSLLDSAGRSRIEAAMRDGRLRILFVSPEKCLQPGFLEFLQEFPVRLVAIDEAHCISEWGHDFRPEYRDLARLRKCFPSAPVIALTATAVPEVRKDISRQLGLVKPQSFVGSFCRENLEYRVIKKKNPLVQLADICCRHKNESGIVYCLSKKETEECAADLKKRGFTALAYHAGLSRPVREAVQDAFLKNTSRIVCATVAFGMGIDKPDVRFVVHYDLPKSVEGYYQETGRAGRDGKPAECVLLYSRGDAVRIRYMLDHDGAGEQASRIAQKKLRDMTGYCETIGCRRNFLLAYFGEQPARKNCGSCDACTGKVPGTEGKIRSRRSPKRSGSAAPVGVTIPRRTYPIPSV
- the uvrC gene encoding excinuclease ABC subunit UvrC, translating into MIDTAGLPENPGCYLYSDADGRIIYVGKAKNLKKRVSSYFTKKDHDPKTRSLVAHIASVDFVVTGTETEAFLLENTLIKKHQPKYNIDLKDAKRYAWIELTREEFPRLVIARRATDDGTFFGPFVSAAERDRVLAVAKKVFHLRTCKKLPKRPCLRRHMQSCSAPCTGKVSPAEYDENVKKAALLLKGKSTELLDELRHEMAERASREEYERALVLRNEINAIGHLADRQHVERRREYDQDVIAYQVTDGKAYLTVFNVERGTLANKEEFTFEAGEDILEEFLVQYYSDREPPNELILGHETDPALAGFLSEKKGRQVEIVVPQRGEKRQLLDLARKNLEIAFFRDTLKSAELGAALGLPHPPAVIECFDISHLSGTAMVGSMVQFRDGRPDKSGYRRFKIKTVEGIDDFASIAEVVKRRYTRLIDEHAPFPDLVIIDGGKGQLSAAQESLAALGASAQPVIAIAKREEEIYTPHNALPLRLDKKSIALRYVHEIRDEAHRFAITYNRLLRKKKVIT
- a CDS encoding ferritin family protein; amino-acid sequence: MPDFFNPFSGMVPERKLTKEELIRVVRLDVAGELEAIHGYMAHAEATDNELAKAVLTDIANEERVHVGELLRLLSILTGNEDEFYKKGTLEVDTLAGQIGAAGAAAPVTKEEPTIGSLKNTKEA
- a CDS encoding family 1 encapsulin nanocompartment shell protein, which encodes MANVYLGRDEAPIGAESWKLIDDVAVQAAKGQLAGRRLLAIEGPYGFGLKAIPLGDYALEDGISASVSLPLSLIRTEFSLGKRDLAAYERDHLILDTAPVACAAMDAAAKEDRIIFNGLAGTPGLLNAEGAGSLTLSKWDKVGAAADQIIDAVTKLDAAGFHGPYSLALAPAQYNLLLRRYPQGDGTELDHVSSIVGDGVIKAPVLKKGGVLVASGSQYASVALGQDLAVGYNGPVGDLLEFQIYESLALIVRAPESILVLK
- the queC gene encoding 7-cyano-7-deazaguanine synthase QueC; the protein is METGTGMKAVLILSGGMDSTTLLYDLIDQGYEVSAITFDYHQKHKKEIACAQKTCAKLSIPHKIVNLSVLNDLAPSSLTRADRDVPEGHYAEESMKQTVVPNRNMVFLSLAASYAIGIGAGHLFYAAHAGDHAIYPDCRPVFVSAMSTAFHLCDWNDLVLQVPYLMLSKGDIAKKGIGLGVDYANTWSCYKGKERSCGKCGACTERLEAFREAGAADPLEYEP